The sequence below is a genomic window from Xiphophorus maculatus strain JP 163 A chromosome 10, X_maculatus-5.0-male, whole genome shotgun sequence.
gttgttggttctgctgtagttgtggttgcagctgctgtagttgtgttTGGTACcactgtcgttgtggttggaactgctgtggttgttgttgcagctgctgtagttgtggttggagctgctgtggtggtggttggtgctgctgttgttgtcgtaggagctactgttgttgtggttgcagcagctgtggtggtggttggtgcttctgtagttgtggttggagctgctgtagttgttgttgaagctgctgtagttgtggttggagctggtGTGGTGGTGGctggtgctgctgttgttgtcgtaggagctactgttgttatggttggaactgctgtggttgtggtgggaactgctgtggttgttgttggtgttgctgtagttgttgttgcagctgctgtagttgtggttggagctgctgtggtggttgttgcttctgctgtagttgtggttggaactgctgtagttgtcataggagctactgttgttgtggttggagctgctgaggtggtggttggtgctgtagttgttgttgcagctgctgtagttgtggttggagctgctgtggtggttgttggttctgcagtagttgtggttggaactgctgttgttgtggttggagtagctGTGGTGGTatttggagctgctgtggtggtggttggtgctgctgttgttgtcgtaggagctactgttgttgtggttggagctgctgtggtggtggttggtgctgctgtagttgttgttggatctgctgtggtggttgttggttctgctgtagttgttgttgcagctgctgtagttgtggttggagctgctgtggtggttgttgtttctgcagtagttgtggttggaactgctgttgtcgtggttggtgttgctgtagttgtggttgcagctgctgtagttgtcgttgcagctgctgtagttgtggttggggctgctgtggtggtgggtggagctgctgtggtggttggagcagctgtggtggtggttggtgctgctgttgttgtcataggagctactgttgttgtggttggagcagctgttgtggttgttggtgcttctgtagttgtagttgcagctgctgtagttgtggctggaactgctgtggtagttgttggtgctgctgtaattgttgttggagctgctgtggtggttgttggaactgctgtggttgtggtaggagctactgttgttgtggttggagcagctgtagtggttgttggtgctgctgtagttgtggttgcagctgctgtagttgtcgttgcagctgctgtagttgtggttggggctgctgtggtggtggttggagctgctgtggtggttggagcagctgtggtggtggttggtgctgttgttgttgtcataggagctactgttgttgtggttggagcagctgttgtggttgttggtgcttctgtacttgtggttggagctgatGTAGTTgtcgttgcagctgctgtagttgtggttggtaccgctgtcgttgtggttggaactgctgtggttgttgttggagctgctgtggtggtggttggtgttgctgttgttgtcgtaggagctactgttgttgtggttggagctgctgtggtggttgttggtgttgctgtggtggtggttggtgttgctgttgttgtcgtaggagctactgttgttgtggttggatctgctgtggtggttgttggtgttGCTGTAGTTGTtattgcagctgctgtagttgtggttggagctgctgtggtggttgttggttctgctgtagttgtggtttgaactgctgttgttgtggttggagaagctgttgtggttgtcggtgcttctgtagttgtggttgcagctgatgtagttgtggttggaactgctgtggttgttgttggtgctgctgtagttgttgttggagctgctgtggtggttgttggaactgctgtggttgtggtaggagctactgttgtggtTGGGGCAGCTGtagtggttgttggtgctgctgtagttgtggttgcagctgctgtacttgtcgttgcagctgctgtagttgtggttgaagctgctgtggtggtggttggagctgctgtggtggttgttggaactgctgtggttgtggtaggagctgctgtagttgtcgtaggatctactgtggttgtggttggagcagctgtggtggatgttggttctgctgtagttgtggtttgagcagctgtagttgtggttggaactgctgtggttgttgttggtgcttctgtcgttgtggttggagcagcagTGGTGGTtcttggtgctgctgtggtggttgttggtgctgctgtggtggaTGTTGGAActactgtggttgttgttgcagctgctgtagttgtggttggagctgctgtggtggtggttggtgctgctgttgttgtcgtaggagctactgttgtggttggagcagctgtggtggttgttggtgcttctgtagttgtggttggagctgctgtagttgccGTTgaagctgctgtagttgtggttggaactgctggggttgttgttggagctgctgtggtggtggttgttgttgctgttgttgttgtaggaGCTACTattgttgtggtcggagctgctgtggtggtggttggtgctgctgtagttgttgttggatctgctgtggtggttgttggttctgctgtagttgttgttgcagctgctgtagttgtggttggagctgctgtggtggttgttggttctgctgtagttgtggttggagctgctgtggttgtggttggaactgctgtggttgttgttggtcttgctgtagttgttgttgcagctgctgtagttgtggttggagctgctgtggtggttgttggttctgcagtagttgtggttggaactgctgttgttgttttggttggagcagctgtagttgtgcttggaactgctgtggttgtggttggaactgctgtggttgttgttggtgttgctgtagttgttgttgcagctgctgtagttgtggttggagctgctgtggtggttgttggagctgctgtggtggtggttggtgctgctgttgttgtcgtaggagctactgttgttgtggttggagctactgttgttgtggttggagcggctgttgtggttgcagctgctgtagttgtggttagaactgctgtggttgttgttggtgcttctgtcgttgtggttggtactgctgtggtggttgttggagctgctgttgtggtggttggtgcttctgtagttgtggttggagctgctgtagttgtctttgcagctgctgttgtggtGGTAGGtactgctgtagttgtggttggagctgctgttgttgtggttggtgctgctgttgttgtcgtaggagctactgttgttgtggttggagcagctgttgtggttgcagctgctgtagttgtggttgaaactgctgtggttgttgttggtgcttctgtcgttgtggttggtactgctgtggtggttgttggagctgctgttgtggtGGTTGGtactgctgtagttgtggttggagctgctgttgttgtggttggagcagctgttgttgtcgtaggagctgctgtagttgtggttggaactgctgtggttgttgttggttctgctgtagttgtggttggaactgctgttgttgtgtttggagcagctgttgttgtcgtaggagctactgttgttgtggttggagctgctgtggtggcggttggagctgctgtggtggttgttggaactgctgtggttgtggtaggagctgctgtagttgtcgtaggatctactgttgttgtggttggagcagctgttttggttgttggttctgctatagttgtggttggagcagctgtggtggttattggtgcttctgtagttgtggttggagcttctgtggttgttgttggtgctgctgttgttgtggttggagctgctgtggtggtggttggttctgctgttgttgtcgtaggagctactgttgttgtggttggagcagctgtggtggttgttggtgcttctgtagttgtggttggagctgctgtagttgtcgttgcagctgctgtagttgtggttggaactgctgtggttgttgttggtgcttctgtcaATGTGGTTGgtactgctgtggtggttgttggagctgctgtggtggtggttggtgcttctgctgttgtcgtaggagctactgttgttatggttggagcagctgttgtggttgttggtgcttctgtagttgtggttgcagcagctgtagttgtggttggtacagctgtccttgtggttggaactgctgtggtagttgttggtgctgctgtagttgttgttggagctgctgtggtggttgttggaactgctgtggttgtggtaggagctgctgtagttgtcgtaGGATCTactgctgttgtggttggagcagctgtggtggttgttggtgcttctgtagttgtggttggagcttctgtggtggtcgttggtgctgctgtggtggaTGTTGGAActactgtggttgttgttggtgctgctgtagttgtggttgcagctgctgtagttgtggttggtgctgctgtggtggtg
It includes:
- the LOC111609909 gene encoding mucin-5AC-like; amino-acid sequence: TTTASPTTTTAVQTTTTAEPTTTTAAPTTTTAAAITTTATPTTTTADPTTTTVAPTTTTATPTTTTATPTTTTAAPTTTTVAPTTTTATPTTTTAAPTTTTAVPTTTTAVPTTTTAAATTTTSAPTTSTEAPTTTTAAPTTTTVAPMTTTTAPTTTTAAPTTTAAPTTTTAAPTTTTAAATTTTTTTAAPTTTAAPPTTTAAPTTTTAAATTTTAAATTTTATPTTTTAVPTTTTAETTTTTAAPTTTTAAATTTTAEPTTTTADPTTTTAAPTTTTAAPTTTTVAPTTTTAAPTTTTAAPNTTTATPTTTTAVPTTTTAEPTTTTAAPTTTTAAATTTTAPTTTSAAPTTTTVAPMTTTAVPTTTTAEATTTTAAPTTTTAAATTTTATPTTTTAVPTTTTAVPTITTVAPTTTTAAPATTTPAPTTTTAASTTTTAAPTTTTEAPTTTTAAATTTTVAPTTTTAAPTTTTAAPTTTTAAATTTTAVPTTTTVVPNTTTAAATTTTAEPTTTTAAPTTTTVAPTTTTAASTTTTAVPTTTTAAPTTTTAAPTTTTAVLTTTTAAATTTAAPTTTTVAPTTTAAPTTTTAAPTTTTVAPTTTTAPTTTTAAATTTTAAPTTTTVVPKSTTAAPTTTTAPPTTTTAVPTTTTAVPTTTTAAATTTTEAPTTTTAAPTTTTVDPTTTTAAPTTTTAVPTTTTAAPTTKTAVPTTTTEAPTTTTAVPTTTTAAATTTTAAATTTTEAPTTTTAAPTTTTVAPTTTTAAPTTTTAAPTT